From Paenibacillus sp. GP183, one genomic window encodes:
- a CDS encoding peptidylprolyl isomerase, translating into MSPNKHKVLNKWVITAVALLLAVSVLSACGQKKNPAGASPSPSGKPTDIIATYKDNGKITRGEFDAFINVNKMFQPQYAQYVTDPAFQQDMLKQMITFRILSSRADATVKAAADKQITDQMKQLTDYLGKQEGGMDKQLKDNNVTIKDIESLMQLSFYTMSSLEAKITDQQIADAYKTRSANHEFDIATVSHILIGLTDPATQKAIRTKDEALTRAKEVLDKLNKGGDFAALAKEYSDDPGSKDVGGTYKDANVNQWDPDFKKAALELPLNKISDPPVLTQFGYHVMKVESRGTSPLETVKTTIKSDLAQALLTDFASKELPGLIQSNTLPTPTPAPSAPPAASPGASPAVSPSASPAASPSASPAAK; encoded by the coding sequence ATGTCGCCAAATAAACATAAAGTATTGAACAAATGGGTAATTACAGCGGTCGCGTTGTTGCTGGCCGTTTCTGTTTTAAGTGCATGCGGACAGAAGAAGAATCCGGCAGGGGCAAGCCCCAGCCCGTCCGGAAAGCCAACCGATATCATCGCTACGTATAAGGACAACGGGAAAATTACACGGGGCGAATTTGATGCATTTATCAATGTAAACAAAATGTTCCAGCCGCAATACGCCCAGTATGTCACAGATCCCGCATTTCAACAGGATATGCTGAAGCAAATGATTACCTTCAGAATCTTATCATCCAGAGCGGATGCTACAGTTAAAGCAGCTGCGGATAAGCAGATCACCGATCAGATGAAACAACTTACCGATTATTTAGGAAAGCAAGAAGGCGGAATGGACAAGCAGTTGAAGGATAACAATGTAACCATCAAGGATATAGAGTCTTTGATGCAGCTCAGCTTCTATACGATGTCCAGCCTTGAAGCCAAAATCACCGATCAACAAATTGCCGATGCTTATAAAACACGTTCAGCCAATCATGAATTTGATATTGCCACGGTTAGCCATATTTTGATCGGCTTGACCGATCCGGCTACACAGAAAGCGATTCGCACGAAGGATGAAGCACTGACCAGAGCCAAAGAAGTGCTGGACAAGCTGAATAAAGGCGGAGACTTTGCGGCGTTAGCCAAAGAATATTCGGATGATCCCGGCTCCAAGGATGTCGGCGGCACATATAAGGATGCCAACGTCAATCAGTGGGATCCCGATTTCAAGAAGGCAGCGCTTGAGCTTCCATTGAATAAGATCAGTGATCCACCGGTGTTGACTCAATTCGGATATCATGTCATGAAGGTGGAAAGCCGCGGCACCAGCCCGCTGGAAACTGTGAAAACAACAATTAAATCCGATTTGGCTCAAGCCTTGCTCACAGATTTCGCATCCAAAGAATTGCCTGGTTTGATTCAATCCAATACGCTTCCTACTCCGACTCCAGCACCGAGCGCTCCTCCTGCTGCAAGTCCGGGAGCAAGCCCTGCAGTGAGTCCTTCAGCAAGCCCAGCAGCAAGCCCGAGCGCTTCGCCAGCTGCGAAGTAA
- the spoVT gene encoding stage V sporulation protein T — MKATGIVRRIDDLGRVVIPKEIRRTLRIREGDPLEIFVDRDGEVILKKYSPIGELGDFAKEYAESLYESTNHLTMITDRDTVIAMAGAAKKDYLDKAIGTFVESCMENRKTSMESSSGQYELIKDLTETYGSYVIAPIIASGDPIGSVILVSKDANVQMGQMEMKMAETAAGFLAKQMEQ, encoded by the coding sequence ATGAAAGCAACTGGAATTGTTCGCCGAATAGATGATCTGGGAAGAGTTGTCATCCCCAAGGAAATTCGCAGAACGCTTCGTATTCGCGAAGGGGATCCCTTGGAAATATTCGTTGATCGCGATGGTGAAGTCATTCTTAAGAAATATTCGCCCATAGGAGAGCTTGGCGATTTTGCCAAGGAATATGCCGAATCCCTGTACGAAAGCACCAATCACCTTACGATGATTACCGATAGAGATACTGTTATTGCCATGGCGGGCGCAGCCAAGAAAGATTACCTGGATAAAGCCATCGGTACATTCGTGGAATCTTGTATGGAGAATCGCAAAACGTCCATGGAAAGCAGCAGCGGTCAATATGAGTTAATCAAGGATTTAACAGAAACCTATGGCTCTTATGTGATTGCGCCTATCATTGCGAGCGGGGATCCGATCGGATCTGTTATTTTGGTCAGTAAGGATGCAAATGTGCAAATGGGACAAATGGAAATGAAAATGGCTGAAACGGCAGCCGGATTTTTAGCTAAGCAAATGGAACAGTAG
- a CDS encoding polysaccharide biosynthesis protein has protein sequence MNEARLKSAKLLKGAAVLAAAAVISKLLGTLQKIPLQNIAGDGAFGIYNAVYPVYLFILFLATAGFPITISKFVSERVALGDFKGVERIVKVSTLLLMGTGLLFFFALYLGAEQIAGWIGIADTQRAIRSVSFALLFTPVLAVLRGYFQGQHDMVPTAVSQVIEQLVRVITMIALLLYFVFMEASMDWVAAGATFGSVTGAAAGLLVMLTYWLRDRRVRKLAAGKSEKASGTAPHVSDFQLVKQIASYAIPICLGTIVVPILTLVDTFTMPRLLAAAHLSEAEAMRQFGLYNRGLPLVQLVVMIASSLSVALVPALAEAQIKGDLELIRHRTKLSLKLTWLVGLGASFGLAFAAVPINLMLYKTSEASWTLAILAFTALFSTLNTVSASVLQGVGAVRTPALILFVAIVLKALGNVLLMPRWGIEGAALSAVIAFAAAAGLGLVQVARCTGIALRPSAAGPTLAVGLMGGCLAALQWGAKAAPAWLLPPERWAYSAIAFSCVVVGGAVYTAALLRSGTISREELRLVPGLDRRIVPVLERLKLIPKGTA, from the coding sequence ATGAACGAAGCTCGCTTAAAGTCGGCCAAGCTCCTTAAAGGTGCTGCCGTTCTTGCAGCTGCCGCTGTGATTTCCAAGCTGCTGGGCACCTTGCAGAAAATCCCTCTGCAAAATATAGCCGGCGACGGGGCTTTTGGCATTTATAACGCCGTTTATCCGGTGTACCTTTTTATTCTTTTTCTGGCTACAGCCGGATTTCCAATCACGATTTCCAAATTCGTTTCTGAACGCGTTGCACTAGGGGATTTTAAAGGTGTGGAAAGGATAGTCAAGGTATCCACCCTGCTGCTCATGGGAACCGGTCTGCTGTTTTTCTTCGCTTTGTACCTTGGAGCTGAACAAATTGCCGGATGGATTGGCATAGCGGACACACAGAGAGCGATCCGCAGCGTGTCCTTTGCTTTATTATTTACACCCGTCCTTGCCGTGCTGAGGGGATATTTTCAAGGCCAACACGATATGGTGCCTACAGCTGTTTCGCAAGTCATCGAACAATTGGTTCGCGTCATTACGATGATTGCGCTCCTGCTTTATTTTGTATTTATGGAAGCTTCCATGGATTGGGTTGCCGCGGGAGCAACCTTCGGTTCTGTAACGGGAGCAGCGGCTGGATTGTTGGTGATGCTCACTTATTGGCTGAGAGACCGTCGGGTCAGAAAATTAGCTGCGGGGAAAAGCGAAAAAGCAAGCGGAACTGCGCCGCATGTATCTGACTTTCAATTAGTTAAACAAATAGCTTCCTATGCGATCCCCATTTGTTTGGGTACCATCGTTGTACCGATCCTTACTCTGGTTGATACCTTTACCATGCCTCGTCTTTTGGCGGCTGCCCATCTGTCTGAAGCCGAAGCGATGCGACAATTCGGCCTTTATAACAGAGGGCTGCCCTTGGTACAGCTGGTTGTCATGATAGCTTCCTCGCTTTCAGTCGCACTAGTTCCTGCACTTGCAGAAGCCCAGATCAAGGGTGATCTGGAGCTCATTCGACACAGGACGAAGCTTTCTCTCAAGCTGACCTGGCTGGTCGGCCTCGGCGCCTCGTTCGGGTTAGCGTTTGCAGCCGTGCCGATCAACCTCATGCTGTACAAGACGAGCGAAGCGTCCTGGACGCTGGCGATCCTGGCGTTCACGGCCCTGTTCAGCACGCTGAACACCGTCAGCGCCAGTGTGCTGCAGGGCGTCGGCGCCGTCCGCACGCCGGCGCTGATCCTGTTCGTGGCCATCGTGCTGAAAGCACTCGGCAACGTCCTGCTCATGCCCCGTTGGGGCATAGAAGGCGCCGCGCTCAGCGCGGTGATCGCCTTCGCCGCCGCCGCGGGGCTGGGCTTGGTGCAGGTGGCACGCTGCACCGGGATCGCGCTGCGGCCGTCTGCCGCAGGGCCCACGCTGGCGGTGGGCCTGATGGGCGGCTGCCTCGCAGCGCTGCAATGGGGAGCCAAGGCCGCGCCGGCTTGGCTGCTGCCCCCGGAGCGATGGGCCTACAGCGCCATCGCCTTTAGCTGTGTAGTCGTCGGCGGTGCCGTCTACACAGCTGCGCTGCTGCGCAGCGGCACGATCAGCCGCGAGGAGCTGCGGCTGGTCCCTGGGCTGGACCGGCGGATTGTGCCGGTTCTGGAGAGGCTGAAGCTGATTCCCAAGGGGACAGCTTAA
- the mazG gene encoding nucleoside triphosphate pyrophosphohydrolase — translation MTAQITIVGLGTGDENQLTLGVWKKLQQASKLYLRTQDHPMVRILTENQVTYETFDAIYEKHDRFEDVYEAIASELIHDAQNLQQEIVYAVPGHPMVAEYTVQLLKQRCPQENITLELLGGESFLDQAFLRFGFDPIEGFQLLDATSLGRYSFNPLLHTIIGQVYDTYTASDVKLGLMEVYPDDYPVVVGHALGIAGQEQLVEVPLYELDRVQGYSNLSLVWVPRSDKDELRNRTFGRLHEIVQILRSPEGCPWDREQTHASLRNNLIEETYEVLETIDDDDPDAMREEMGDLMLQVMLHSQMEEETGVFTVYDVIETLNEKLIRRHPHVFGEIKAEHADEALVNWNAMKAEEKRKKGIDLQQLSVLSGVPRDLPGLMKAWKLQKKAAAVGFDWTDIRDVFGKVEEEIVELKEAMAAQTAESRQHQMEELGDLLFALINLARFLKIDPEEALAQTNKKFVKRFSYIEQQLRIRGISFDQTDLPEMEAYWQEAKKVLSNQG, via the coding sequence ATGACGGCACAAATCACGATAGTGGGTCTGGGCACAGGCGATGAGAATCAACTAACGCTGGGCGTTTGGAAGAAGCTGCAGCAAGCTTCCAAGCTATATCTGCGGACACAAGATCACCCGATGGTACGGATTTTGACGGAAAACCAGGTGACCTATGAGACATTTGATGCTATTTATGAAAAGCATGATCGTTTTGAAGATGTGTATGAAGCCATTGCCAGCGAACTCATCCATGATGCTCAGAATCTTCAGCAGGAGATTGTCTATGCGGTCCCTGGACACCCAATGGTTGCTGAATATACAGTCCAGTTATTAAAGCAGCGGTGCCCGCAAGAAAATATCACCCTTGAGCTGCTTGGCGGCGAAAGCTTTTTGGATCAAGCTTTTTTGCGCTTCGGCTTCGATCCCATTGAAGGCTTTCAGCTGCTGGATGCGACAAGCCTGGGCCGATATAGCTTCAATCCGCTGCTGCATACGATCATTGGACAAGTGTATGACACATATACCGCATCGGATGTGAAGCTGGGTTTAATGGAGGTATACCCGGATGATTATCCCGTTGTAGTCGGACATGCACTGGGAATCGCCGGACAGGAGCAGTTGGTTGAAGTGCCTCTATATGAGCTTGATCGGGTGCAAGGCTACAGCAATCTCTCCTTGGTCTGGGTGCCTCGCAGCGATAAGGATGAGCTGCGAAACCGGACATTTGGCCGTCTCCATGAAATTGTGCAAATTTTACGAAGCCCTGAAGGATGTCCGTGGGATCGGGAGCAAACCCATGCCAGCTTGCGCAATAATCTGATCGAAGAAACCTATGAGGTTTTGGAAACGATAGACGATGATGATCCGGATGCGATGCGCGAGGAGATGGGAGATTTGATGCTTCAAGTCATGCTGCACTCGCAGATGGAAGAAGAGACCGGCGTTTTTACCGTATACGATGTGATTGAGACCCTCAATGAAAAGCTGATTCGACGGCATCCTCACGTTTTCGGGGAAATCAAGGCGGAGCATGCAGACGAAGCCCTTGTTAATTGGAACGCCATGAAAGCTGAGGAGAAGCGTAAAAAAGGCATTGATTTGCAGCAATTATCCGTACTGTCCGGTGTGCCTCGCGATTTGCCGGGTTTAATGAAAGCCTGGAAGCTGCAAAAAAAAGCGGCTGCTGTCGGTTTTGATTGGACCGATATCCGTGATGTCTTCGGTAAGGTGGAGGAGGAAATCGTTGAGCTCAAGGAGGCCATGGCCGCCCAAACAGCAGAATCCCGTCAGCATCAAATGGAGGAGTTAGGTGATTTGCTGTTTGCCCTTATCAATCTCGCGCGGTTTCTTAAGATTGATCCGGAAGAGGCCCTTGCCCAGACTAACAAAAAATTTGTAAAAAGATTTTCCTATATCGAGCAGCAGCTCCGTATAAGAGGCATTTCTTTTGACCAAACTGATTTACCAGAGATGGAGGCTTATTGGCAGGAAGCAAAAAAAGTTCTAAGCAACCAAGGCTGA
- a CDS encoding HU family DNA-binding protein: protein MNKTDLITNIATKSGLTKKDVESVLNSFLGEVTDALSSGDKVQLIGFGTFETRKRSGRTGRNPQTGNTITIPESNVPAFKAGNKLKEAVK, encoded by the coding sequence ATGAACAAAACAGATTTGATCACCAACATTGCTACCAAGAGCGGCCTGACCAAGAAAGATGTAGAATCCGTACTGAACAGCTTCCTCGGCGAAGTAACCGATGCGCTCTCTTCCGGTGATAAAGTGCAATTGATCGGTTTCGGCACTTTCGAAACCCGCAAGCGTTCCGGCCGTACCGGACGTAACCCGCAAACAGGCAATACGATTACGATTCCAGAATCCAATGTTCCGGCATTCAAGGCGGGGAATAAGCTTAAAGAAGCAGTAAAATAA
- a CDS encoding RNA-binding S4 domain-containing protein, whose product MRLDKFLKLSRLIKRRTVAKDVSDQGRVWINGRDAKPSSTVKVGDELSIQFGQKKVTIRVEALTESTRKDDAAGMYTLLKEEPFQPQ is encoded by the coding sequence ATGCGGCTTGATAAATTTCTCAAGCTTTCCCGATTGATCAAACGCCGCACCGTGGCGAAGGATGTGTCCGATCAAGGACGTGTCTGGATCAATGGGAGAGACGCCAAACCCAGCAGCACCGTAAAAGTCGGAGACGAACTCTCGATTCAATTTGGCCAGAAGAAAGTCACCATTCGGGTGGAAGCCTTGACCGAGTCAACTCGCAAAGATGATGCTGCCGGGATGTATACCCTGCTTAAGGAAGAGCCGTTCCAGCCTCAATAA
- the yabP gene encoding sporulation protein YabP translates to MIEPMKTKRQEIKMLNRRLLEISGVLNVESFDSEEFLLETECGFLMIKGMNLHIKNLSLEQGLVAIEGTVNDLSYADEHSQEKSKGFLGKLFK, encoded by the coding sequence ATGATCGAGCCGATGAAAACCAAACGCCAGGAAATCAAGATGCTGAATCGCAGGCTCTTGGAAATTTCCGGGGTTTTGAATGTAGAGAGCTTTGACAGCGAGGAGTTTCTTCTGGAGACCGAATGCGGCTTTTTGATGATTAAGGGGATGAATTTGCACATTAAAAACTTGAGCCTGGAACAAGGCTTGGTCGCCATTGAAGGAACCGTGAATGATCTTTCCTATGCGGATGAGCATTCCCAGGAGAAGTCCAAGGGATTCTTGGGCAAGCTGTTCAAGTGA
- the yabQ gene encoding spore cortex biosynthesis protein YabQ: MTLHIQFFTLFTMFCSGLALGVLFDVCRVVFGKLRLPRYLLPLVDVIYWIVATILVFYVLMVSNEGQVRVFVFLGIGIGICFYFALLSHWIIWLLLILIRVLISLYRFAKKMVYLFLIKPIQGIYRLLVILFGFLIAMTVFLYKIVLQLLYPLWRLLLWMIRPLIRPLIRPLIRPLIRPLMVPLRKLRLWLTGMARFPKKIWDFIRKLFWK, encoded by the coding sequence GTGACCTTACACATTCAGTTTTTCACTTTATTCACGATGTTCTGCAGCGGACTGGCCTTGGGCGTTTTGTTCGATGTATGTCGTGTTGTTTTCGGGAAATTGAGGCTCCCTCGATACTTGCTGCCCCTTGTAGATGTCATTTATTGGATTGTGGCGACAATCCTTGTTTTTTATGTCTTGATGGTCAGTAATGAAGGCCAGGTTCGAGTATTTGTATTCCTTGGCATAGGGATTGGGATTTGCTTTTATTTTGCATTACTGAGCCATTGGATCATCTGGCTGCTGCTGATTCTGATCCGGGTGCTTATCAGTTTGTATCGATTCGCAAAAAAAATGGTCTACCTGTTTCTAATTAAACCTATTCAGGGTATATACCGTTTATTGGTCATTCTTTTCGGTTTTTTGATCGCTATGACTGTTTTCCTGTACAAAATTGTGTTACAATTACTGTACCCTTTGTGGAGATTATTGCTTTGGATGATACGTCCCTTGATTCGTCCCTTGATTCGTCCCTTGATTCGTCCCTTGATTCGTCCCTTAATGGTGCCCTTGCGAAAGCTTCGTTTATGGCTGACTGGAATGGCCCGCTTCCCGAAGAAGATTTGGGATTTTATTAGAAAGCTATTTTGGAAGTGA
- a CDS encoding septum formation initiator family protein — protein sequence MKQSEATPNPTNRGHKGSKRRLRLLMILVVCFMCWAGVTAFTQFGKLQARSLVVKDLNTQLEDAKKINADTKREITRLNDKEYIEQKIRKDLHFTKPGETIFFTPKTNP from the coding sequence TTGAAGCAGTCGGAGGCAACCCCTAATCCTACTAATCGTGGCCATAAAGGCTCCAAACGAAGACTTCGTTTATTGATGATTCTTGTGGTTTGTTTCATGTGTTGGGCAGGTGTAACCGCTTTTACCCAATTCGGAAAGCTTCAAGCCAGAAGCCTGGTTGTCAAGGATCTGAACACACAGTTAGAGGATGCCAAAAAAATTAACGCGGACACGAAGCGGGAAATCACGCGTCTTAATGATAAAGAGTATATTGAACAAAAGATCCGTAAGGATCTGCACTTTACGAAGCCGGGTGAAACCATTTTCTTTACGCCTAAAACAAATCCGTAA
- a CDS encoding S1 domain-containing RNA-binding protein, whose product MAIEVGTKLEGRVTGITHFGAFVELSEGVTGLVHISEIADNYVKDVNDHLKLEDKVLVKVINVDKDGKIGLSIKQTVDKPVEERPARPERPAGSSYQGRPGGGGDRGGFSGGRPGGNSGGGDRGGFNRGGDRGGRGGFKAQGNKPATFEDKMSRFLKDSEERISSLKKNTESKRGGRGGRRD is encoded by the coding sequence ATGGCAATTGAAGTAGGCACCAAGTTAGAAGGAAGAGTGACAGGGATTACTCATTTTGGCGCATTCGTTGAGCTATCTGAGGGAGTAACCGGTCTTGTTCACATTTCAGAGATCGCCGACAATTATGTCAAAGACGTGAATGACCATTTGAAGCTGGAAGACAAAGTATTGGTCAAAGTGATAAATGTGGACAAAGATGGAAAAATCGGTTTATCCATCAAGCAGACGGTCGATAAGCCTGTTGAGGAAAGACCTGCTCGACCTGAGCGGCCTGCTGGCAGCAGTTATCAAGGACGTCCGGGCGGTGGAGGAGATCGCGGCGGCTTTTCCGGTGGACGACCAGGCGGCAATAGCGGCGGCGGAGACCGTGGCGGTTTTAATCGCGGCGGAGATCGCGGTGGACGCGGCGGCTTTAAGGCTCAAGGCAACAAGCCTGCAACCTTTGAGGATAAAATGTCCCGCTTTTTGAAAGACAGTGAAGAACGGATTTCATCTCTGAAGAAGAACACCGAGTCCAAACGCGGTGGCAGAGGCGGAAGAAGAGATTAA
- the spoIIE gene encoding stage II sporulation protein E, with product MGRSSKWRNMIGGVRGRSRIFENRMVHALVAKKWDLLLLIMGFLLGRAMILEQLFPFGLAYFGVLYFLRRDLVHWIGVALFAGSLLAVTHHTGYLITEILVYLLIQKAVEKYERSEISLTPWLVAMSTFLVLLFAELIKAELSWYSLMLIAVESLLSWVLTLIFIQAVPVFTLTRKNYKLKNEEIICLIILLASVMTGTIGWLIGPATIENVLSRYMILLFALVGGAPLGASVGVISGLILSLANANAIFQMSLLAFSGMLAGLLKEGNRLAVALGLLLGSGILSIYIGSQADVIHSMWESLAAITAFLLTPRSWIQTLAKYVPGTQEHVKSEQDYAKRVRDITAGRVQQFSEVFRQLSRSFKQLTADHETNRKEDHAQHFINAVSDRTCDTCWKKTQCWDARFYQTCAFMTDMMDAVDQNPTMTKKEILPEWKKACIRTDLVLEVMKQQFSQYHHDQHWKRQILDSRQLVAEQLSGVSQVMEDLAKEIKREGQEMFLQEEQIRHALEELGLSIYSIDIVNLDVGNVEIEIIHPYTRGFDECRKIIAPLLSEILGESVAVKSEEMLAKGEGYSRVSFGSAKEYEIETGVAAVAKGGDLLSGDSYSMKELGNGKFAVALSDGMGNGERARAESSTALDILQQLLQSGMSEKLAVKSLNSVLMLRSADEMYATVDMALIDLYNAETTFMKIGSSPSFIKRGSEVISITAHNLPVGILKDIDVDLVSSQLKSGDILIMMTDGIYDAPGHAVNKEIWMKRIIQEIDVTLPQDFAECLLERIFRYQRGKIVDDMTVVAARVDKRQSEWATVRWPGVARMERPKTVS from the coding sequence ATGGGAAGAAGCAGCAAATGGAGGAATATGATAGGAGGGGTCAGGGGGAGAAGCCGAATCTTTGAAAATAGAATGGTACATGCCTTGGTCGCCAAGAAATGGGATCTGCTATTGCTGATTATGGGCTTTTTGCTAGGAAGAGCCATGATTCTGGAGCAGTTATTTCCGTTTGGTCTCGCCTATTTTGGAGTGTTGTATTTCCTGCGCAGAGATCTGGTTCATTGGATCGGGGTCGCTTTATTCGCAGGGAGTCTGCTGGCCGTAACTCATCATACCGGATATTTGATTACGGAAATACTTGTGTATTTATTGATTCAGAAGGCTGTGGAAAAATATGAACGCTCTGAAATCTCTCTGACTCCCTGGCTTGTAGCCATGTCTACCTTTCTAGTGCTCTTATTTGCTGAGCTGATTAAGGCGGAGTTATCCTGGTATTCTCTCATGTTGATCGCCGTAGAGTCTCTATTAAGCTGGGTGCTGACACTCATTTTTATTCAAGCGGTTCCCGTCTTTACCTTAACTCGTAAAAACTACAAATTGAAGAACGAAGAGATCATTTGCTTGATCATCTTGCTTGCCTCGGTGATGACAGGAACGATAGGTTGGCTCATTGGACCTGCGACGATAGAGAATGTCTTGTCCCGCTATATGATTCTATTGTTTGCTTTGGTAGGAGGGGCGCCTTTGGGAGCGTCCGTTGGTGTCATCTCGGGCTTGATTCTCAGCCTCGCGAACGCCAATGCGATTTTTCAGATGAGTTTGCTGGCTTTCTCGGGTATGCTGGCCGGGCTGCTCAAGGAAGGCAATCGGCTTGCTGTAGCTCTTGGATTGCTGCTGGGCTCTGGGATTTTATCCATATATATAGGCAGTCAGGCCGATGTCATTCATTCAATGTGGGAATCTCTTGCTGCAATTACCGCCTTCTTGCTGACTCCGCGCAGCTGGATCCAAACCTTGGCCAAATATGTCCCGGGCACTCAAGAGCATGTAAAGTCGGAGCAAGACTATGCCAAAAGAGTTAGAGATATTACGGCAGGCCGGGTGCAGCAGTTTTCTGAAGTATTTCGCCAGCTCTCCCGCAGCTTTAAGCAGTTGACGGCAGATCATGAGACGAACCGCAAGGAGGACCATGCGCAGCATTTTATTAATGCCGTATCCGATCGGACCTGTGATACGTGTTGGAAAAAGACACAGTGCTGGGATGCCCGATTTTATCAAACGTGCGCTTTCATGACAGACATGATGGATGCAGTTGATCAGAATCCAACGATGACCAAAAAAGAAATTCTTCCCGAGTGGAAAAAAGCATGCATCCGAACAGACCTCGTTCTTGAGGTGATGAAGCAGCAATTCAGCCAATATCATCATGATCAGCATTGGAAAAGACAGATCTTGGATAGTCGTCAGCTCGTAGCCGAGCAGTTATCGGGAGTATCACAGGTGATGGAGGATCTCGCCAAGGAGATCAAGCGTGAAGGCCAGGAAATGTTTCTGCAGGAGGAGCAAATTCGCCATGCGTTGGAGGAATTGGGGCTATCGATTTATAGCATTGATATTGTCAATTTGGATGTTGGCAATGTGGAGATTGAAATCATTCACCCTTATACAAGAGGCTTCGATGAATGCCGTAAAATTATCGCCCCTTTATTAAGCGAAATTCTTGGAGAGAGTGTCGCTGTCAAGAGCGAGGAGATGCTGGCCAAAGGAGAAGGCTACAGCCGGGTCAGCTTTGGTTCGGCTAAGGAATATGAAATCGAGACCGGTGTAGCTGCCGTCGCCAAAGGAGGCGATCTCTTGTCAGGAGACAGCTACAGCATGAAAGAGCTGGGAAACGGCAAGTTTGCTGTAGCCCTTAGCGATGGAATGGGCAATGGCGAGCGGGCACGCGCGGAAAGCTCTACAGCTCTAGATATTCTGCAGCAGCTGCTGCAGTCCGGGATGAGCGAGAAGCTGGCGGTAAAGTCGCTGAACTCGGTCCTGATGCTCCGATCAGCCGATGAAATGTACGCCACCGTGGACATGGCGCTGATTGATCTCTACAATGCTGAGACAACCTTTATGAAAATTGGCTCTTCGCCCAGCTTTATCAAGCGTGGCAGCGAAGTGATTTCTATAACGGCACATAATTTGCCGGTCGGCATTCTCAAGGATATTGATGTGGATCTGGTATCCTCTCAGCTGAAATCGGGGGATATACTGATCATGATGACTGATGGCATCTACGATGCTCCAGGTCACGCCGTCAATAAAGAGATATGGATGAAGAGAATCATCCAGGAGATTGATGTAACACTTCCCCAGGATTTTGCTGAATGTTTGCTGGAGCGCATTTTCCGCTACCAGCGCGGCAAAATTGTCGATGACATGACTGTGGTTGCAGCCAGGGTAGATAAGCGGCAATCTGAATGGGCGACCGTCCGCTGGCCGGGAGTGGCCCGGATGGAGCGTCCCAAGACCGTGAGCTAG
- a CDS encoding type II toxin-antitoxin system VapC family toxin codes for MNKPVVVDASALLALLGNEPGSAIVADAIQNGAVMSVINAAEVSGKLADAEIPENVAHEIIVGLGLEFVDFDLDQAFRVGQLKADTYKLGLSLGDRACLALAMKLDTPALTADRAWLNCGLPVKVLFIRE; via the coding sequence ATGAATAAGCCGGTTGTGGTTGATGCTTCCGCCCTCTTGGCGTTACTCGGCAATGAACCCGGAAGCGCGATTGTGGCGGATGCTATACAAAATGGCGCAGTCATGAGCGTGATTAATGCCGCCGAGGTTAGTGGTAAACTCGCCGATGCAGAAATCCCGGAGAATGTAGCCCATGAAATCATAGTTGGTTTGGGGCTGGAATTCGTTGATTTTGATTTGGATCAAGCCTTTAGGGTTGGTCAATTGAAAGCCGATACTTACAAATTGGGCCTCTCTCTTGGAGATCGAGCTTGCCTTGCCCTGGCCATGAAGCTTGACACTCCTGCTCTCACTGCTGACCGGGCATGGTTGAATTGCGGTTTACCGGTTAAGGTTCTATTCATCAGAGAATAG
- a CDS encoding AbrB/MazE/SpoVT family DNA-binding domain-containing protein — MEHEQKVRISEGGRIVIPAEFRKQLGVEIGDDLIIRLENGELRLLTKEQAIRHAQQLTLQYLKKDRSLSGELIAERRGEAYE, encoded by the coding sequence ATGGAGCATGAACAGAAAGTGCGTATATCCGAAGGAGGCCGCATTGTCATACCTGCGGAATTTCGCAAGCAGCTTGGGGTTGAGATTGGAGATGACCTCATTATCAGATTGGAAAATGGGGAGCTTCGGCTGCTTACAAAAGAGCAAGCTATACGGCATGCTCAGCAGCTAACACTGCAATATTTAAAGAAAGACCGTTCGCTTTCAGGTGAACTCATTGCAGAACGGCGTGGAGAAGCTTATGAATAA